The Pseudomonas solani genome segment GCGGACGTCGGCATCGCCATGGGCGGTGGCACGGACGTGGCCATGCACGCCGCCGGCATCACCCTGATGCGCGGCGACCCGCGCCTGGTGCCCGCCGCCCTGGAGATCGCCCGACGCACCTATGGCAAGATCCGCCAGAACCTGTTCTGGGCCTTCATCTACAACCTGGTGGGCATCCCCCTCGCCGCCGCCGGCATGCTCAACCCGGTGGTCGCCGGCGCCGCGATGGCACTCTCCAGCGTCAGCGTGGTGAGCAACGCCCTGCTGCTGAAGACCTGGAAGCCGGCCGGGGACAAACCCAAGGAAGACTGACGCCAGGACGCTGTTCTGGCAGGGGCGGATTCATTCGCCACGCGCCCCCCACGGGGCGCCCAGACACCTCAACCCGAGAGGACAGATGCATGAACATCGGCCAGGCCGCGAAGAAGAGCGGGCTCACCGCGAAGATGATCCGCTACTACGAATCCATCGGCCTGCTGCCCGAGGCCGGGCGCAGCGACAGCGGCTACCGCCAGTACAGCCAGCAGGACCTGCACAGCCTGGCCTTCATCCGCCGCTCGCGGGACCTGGGCTTCTCCCTGGAGGAGGTCGGCAAGCTGCTGCAGCTATGGCAGGACCGTGGCCGCGCCAGCGCCGACGTCAAGGCACTGGCC includes the following:
- the cueR gene encoding Cu(I)-responsive transcriptional regulator, coding for MNIGQAAKKSGLTAKMIRYYESIGLLPEAGRSDSGYRQYSQQDLHSLAFIRRSRDLGFSLEEVGKLLQLWQDRGRASADVKALARDHIEELNRKIAELAGLRDTLQELVDHCQGDHRPDCPILKDLESGGCCH